The genomic window TTTTTCGCAGCCGAAATCGACGGCGTTGCGCAGTAGCTCCAACCTTCGACTTTGCGGGCGGCAAATCCTACAATGAGTCAGGGCTTTGCGAACACATACAACGGCCACGCGACCATGAACGACGAATCGGACAAAGAATTTTTGGCCGCCTTCATGCAAACGGCGCGGCACTTTACGGCCTTGTCGCCATATTCGATGCGCGACCCGCAAGCCTTCGATCTCGTCGAACGCCGGGCCGCCGAGATTCTCGATCATCCGCCCGTCGATCTGCACCACCGCGTCATGGAGCACATGAACGAGCTGCGCGAAGAGCATGGCGGCGCGTTCGGCGGGCACAACAGCGAGCTGTTGGAGGAACTGGGCGACTACCCGCAGGCCCGCCGCGTGTTTTACGCCGTGATCGCTGCCTGCCACGAGCTTGGCCCCGACCTGGAGACCGAGCGGCCGATGCATCATCCGCCGGGCGCCGAACGGTTGGAGGGACGCGATTTGTGAGAGGGAGAGACGAAGGGACGGAGAGAAGGAGGGACGGCGAGCTTTGATTCGCTCCCTCTCTCCTCCGCTCCCTCTCGCTTTACGCCGCCAGCTTGACGACATCGGCGCGAATGCGGTTCAAAATGGCCGATAGGCCACGCATGCGGACCATGCCTAATGCCTCCAGCAGGCCCAGCCGCCGGAGGACGTCGGCCGGCACGCGGAGCACTTCTTCGGGCGTGGCGCCGGAGAAGGCGTCGACCAGAATGCCGACAAATCCCTTCACCGTGGGCGCCTCGGGCGCCACGTCGGCGTAGATGCGCACATGGCCGTTCTCGTCCTGCACCCACAAATAGACCGGCGTCATGCACTCGTGGACCCGATGCTCCCCGCGGTCGCGTTCGGCGCGGAGCGGTTCGGGCAATTCCGGCAACCCTTCGGCAAAGTCGAGCAACAGCTCCAGCCGCTCGCGTGGAGTCAGTTCGGCGAATTCTTCAGCGATCTCGTCGAGGCGTTGTTGCGCCTTTCCCGCCATTTCAGCCCTCGCTCATGCCCGACGACGGACCGGCCTCGGCGCCGACGGCCGCCACCTCCTCGGACTGGGCGGTTTCCGGCGGTGCGTCCTCCGCTCTTTCCTCCGGCGGCTCGGTGGTGGCTTCAGCCGGTTTCGCCGCGGGTTTTTCCGCCTTCTTTTCGGGCGTTTGCACCAGCTTGCACTCCGGCATGCCTTTTTCGATCGGAGCGCCGACCAGGTTGCCCCACTCGGTCCACGATCCGTCGTAGTTCTTTACGCTGTTGAAACCCAACAGGTACTTCAGCACGAACCAGGTGTGGCTCGACCGCTCGCCGATGCGGCAATAGGCGATGGTCGGGCTGCGGCGCTTCAGGCCGTGCTGTTTGAGATAGAGCTTTTCCAGTTCTTTGACCGATTTGAAGGTGCCGTCGTCGTTGGCGGCCAGCGCCCAGGGAACATTCGCCGCGCCGGGAATGTGCCCGGCCCGCAGCGCGCCCTCTTGCGGATACCCTTCCATGTGAAACAGCTCGCCGGTGTATTCGCCGACAGAGCGGACGTCGATCAGCGGCTTGCCGCCACGTTGATGCTTGAGCACCTCGTCGCGGAAAGCCCGGATCGACTTGTCCTGGTCTTTGGCGGTGTAGCTGCCGCAGGGGTAGGTCGGCTCGGGGTCGCGGGTCAGTTCGCGGCCGTCGAGTTCCCATCGCTTGCGGCCGCCGTTCATCATCAGGCACTTTTCATGTCCGTAGAGCTTGAACGTCCAAAAGGCGTAGCAGGCCCACCAGTTGTTCTTGTCGCCGTAGAACACCACGGTGGTGTCGTTGGAAATGCCTTTCGACTGGCAAAGCTGCTCGAACTTCTCTTTGCCGATGTAGTCCCGTATCAGCGAGTCTTGCAGGTCGGTTTGCCAGTCGATCTTGACGGCTTCGGGAATGTGCCCCTGGTGGTAGAGCAACACGTCCTCGTCAGACTCGACGATGCGGACATTGGGGTCGCTGCGATGCTCGTTGACCCAATCGGTGCTGACGAGAACTTCGGGATGGGCGTAGTCGGCCATGGGCGGTTGGTACTTGGGTTTAGGGTGACTGCGGTCCGGGTTTCTTGGTAGGAGCGCATTATAGCATTCTGTCCGCGGTTGTGGCATGGCCTGCGAAGCGTCCAGGCTGGTCGGTTCGGCACCAACCAACCCGTTTCCCTAGTGTGCAGAATTTGGGCGGTTTGCGTGTGTTTCGCTACTTGCGTGATCGAGGAATGGGCGGTTATCCTGGTTTTTCGGCCATGGAGGGCGGTCTCGGCATACCACTTGCTTCGCAGCCGCCACGCCAAATCCCGCAGCCGGCGCATGGTGCGCGGGCCGGGTGTCACAAAGAAGGAGCAACCATCTATGCGAAAGCGAGCGCGACCTAACGTTGAGCACCCTTGGCCGACCCCTGACGAAATTGCCGAGCGCGCGGCCCAAGTCCGATCGGAATGGAGCGCCCGCCAGTTGAGGACACGGGCCGGCTTATCGCCCGAAGAAAACTCGGTGGAAGTGATGCTCGTCTCGCCGGGCGCAATCGACGGCCGCCGCACGTCGACCATCGACTTCGGCTAGGCGAGCAATGCCCGCGTGCCGAGACCGTAGAACGTATATTCCACGTCGGCCGCAGTGTCCCACGCGCCGGCGCGAAAACCGCCGTCGTGTTCGAGCGACCCGGCATAGTGCCGCGCGGCGTCCCGGTCGATATCGGCCAGCGCACCCAGGTCGTCCAGCGTCAACAGTCCGGTAAACGTGCTCAGCAGGTCGGCCAGGGGAATGGGCGTGTTGGCCTTCAACCCGCCTTCGCCGGTCTGCTTGGCGCACAAAAAGTCGATCACGCCGCGGCGCAGCTCGTCGTCGAAGGCGTCGAGAACGCCCAGCAGCCCGGCGGCCGCCGCGGTGGGGTTCGTGCCGCTGGTGCGCATGGGCCCGAACTCGACGAAGCCGCCGTCGTCGCGCCGGCGCGAACGTACAAAGTCGATCAGCCGGGAAGCCTCCACGGGCGGCCGGCCGAGCAACTGTTGGGCGATGACGATCAGAAACGTGTGATAGGTGCTGCTCGATTGCCCTTGGTCGGTTTTGGCGTAGCCACCGTCGGCCCGGCGGAAACGCTCGAACAGTCCGAGCACCGCGTCTTGCCAGTCGGCCGCCGATTCGCTGAACACATCGATGCCGGCGGCCGATTCGAGCAGCGCGGAGGCAAACAAGAGCGAAATGAAATCGACCATCGCCGCTTGTCCGGCAAGCTGCCGCCGCAGAAACGCCGCGGCCCGCTCGGCCGGTTCGCCGTCGAGCTCGCCCAACAGTGCCATGCCGCGCAGACCAAACGCCGTATAATAGAGGTCGCTGGCGCCTTCCCGTCCGGCGAAGCCGCCGTCATCGCGTTGGGCGCCGCGGAGATAACTCGCCTGCCGAGCGCGCAGATCTTCAGGCAACGCCGCCACGCCGTGTCCCAGTCGCAACGTCAGTCTTTCGAGGTAGCCGAGCATGTGTGTATCGATTAGGCGTCAGGCGTCAGAGAATTGCAAATTTGCAAATTGCAATTTGCAATTTCCCCCTCACCCTCACTCCTTCTCCGCCTCTCTGCCTCTCAGCGCCTCCGCGAGTCCCGGCACGCCTTCCGCCCCGGCGGGCACGGTAATCGACGCCCCGGAGAAATCGTCGCCGATCGGCTCGAAACGCCCGCCCAGGTGTTCGGCTAAAAACGCCTCGGCCACGGCGTTGAACGACAACCGGTTTTCAGGCCGGGCGAATCCGTGACCCTCGTCGGGATACAATACATAGGTGACCGGAATCTGCTTCGTTTGCATCAAACGCACGATCTGATCGGACTCGGCCTGCTTTACTCGCGGGTCGTTGGCGCCCTGCCCGATCAACAGCGGCCGCGCGATGCGGGCCACGTGCGTCAACGGCGATCGGCTCTCCAGCAACGCCTGCCCTTCACGCGTGCTGAAGTCGCCCACCCGGTCTTTGAACATCTGCACCATCGGCTGCCAATAAGGCGGAATCGATGAGAGCAGCGTGCGGATGTTCGACGGCCCGACGATGTCGATGCCGCAGGCGAACGTTTCGGGCGTAAACGTCAGGCCCACCAGCGTGGCGTAGCCGCCATAGCTGCCGCCCATGATGGCAATGCGGTCGCGATCGGCAATCTGCTGGCGGACGGCCCACTCGACGGCGTCGATCAGGTCGTCGTGCATTTTGCCGGCCCACTCGCGGTTGCCCGCATTGGTGAACTCCTTGCCCAAGCCGGTCGAGCCGCGAAAGTTGACGCTGAGCACGGCATAGCCGCGGTTGGCCAGCCACTGGTGCAGTGGATTAAAACCCCATTCGTCGCGCGCCCACGGGCCGCCGTGAACGTCGAGCACCATCGGGAGCGGACGGCGGGGGCGGGCGGCAGGCGGAACGCCACGGAGTGCGTTCCCTATTCCCTCGGCAGGCGGAACGCCACGGAGTGCGTTCCCTACAGATAAACCATCGCCGTCGCGTTCCCACGGCGGCAGCGTGAGATAACTTACCAACTCCAGCCGATCGCGGGCTTTGATTAGCACAGGCTGCATTTTCGCCAGCGGCCGGCCCGCCAGGTCGTCGCGGTTGTTGAACAGAAACGTCGCCTTTTTTTGCGGCCGATCGTAGAGGAAGTATTTCACCGGGCCGTCGTCGAGCAGGAAGGCCACAATCCAACGCCGGTTGTCGAGCGACTGGCTGCCGATGGTGATTTCGCCGTCGGTCACGCTCCGCAGATAGTCGAGATCGGCCTTCGTCTCTTCAGCGAGCGGCTGCCACTCTTTCCGCAGATAGTTGAACGAAACGGCTTCGATCGTGTTCTCCGTGGGATGAGCCAGCACTTCGCCGATATCGGCGTGCTCGTTTTCCGCCAGCAGCGTCTGCTGGCCGCTCGTCAGGTCCCAGGCCGTCAGAGCGCCCGTGTTGCGCCGGCGGCTGTCGATGAAATAGAGCACGTCGCCGCTCTTATCGAAGCCGACGGCCTGCGTCGTCAGTGTGTCTTCGCGCGGCACGTTGACGAACTGGCTCCAGCGCTCGCCCTCTTTGCGCAGCAGTTCGCTGCCCCCGTCGGGCAGCATCCGCGAGGCAAACCGCACGCCCAGGTCGTCGTCGAGCACATAGCCCGTGAAGTTCTCGGTGTTCTTTTCCAACAGCTCGCGGCGGCGGCTTTCGAGGTCGATGCGATAAAGGTCGTGGACGCTGGGATTGCGGTCGTTGAGCGACACGATGATCTCGCCCGGCAGGCGGTGGCTCATGCCGGTGATCTGCGCGTTCACTTCACCCAGCGGCGTGAGGTCGGTCGCCTGGCTGGTCGCCAGATCGACGAGATAGACGTGCCAGTTTTCGTCGCCGCCCACATCTTGCAGGTAGATAATATGGTCGTTGGTATAGGCCCAGTGATAGGTGCGGATGCCGCGCAGCTTGTCGTGCGTCACCGCCCGTGCCGAGTCCGGCTTGTCGAGCGGCCCGACCCAGACGTTCAGCACGCCCTCGACGGGCGCCAGGAAGGCCAGCCGCCGGCCGTCGGGACTGATTTTCGCGGCCGCGCGATCGGGGTTGCCGAACAGCACCTTGCGGGGAATGAGCGGCGTGTCGGGCAGATCGTTGTTCACTTTTGCCTCCGGTTTTATTTCTTCGTGCGCGTTTTGTTCCTCGGTCTTCGGTGTCTCGTCGATCGGCTCTTCGTCCGGTCGCCGGCGCGGTTGCGGTGACGGCGTTTCGGCCGGTGCCGCCGGCTCGGCCTCGACCGCCGGGGCGATCTCTTCGGCGGCCGGTTGTTGCTTGGGCTTCTGCGCCGCGTCGCGTGCTGCCGGGTTGCAACCGAGCACGAGGCAACAGGTCGCCAAACCGACCCCTGCCGGGCTGAAGAGCGTGAGAATGTGGAAGTTCATGGCGATTGTTAAGGTATAAAGCGACATCCGTCAACTCGAAGCATCACGAACTTGGCGGCGTGCGTTGCTTCCGAAACCGTTCGCGCTCTTTGTCGGCGAGCCAGTTCTGCAACTGCTTGAACAACCGGCTCGGTGCCCGACCGCTTATGCGCAGCACCTTCGCTTGCGGCACGACGTTGTGCCACGTTGCCTTGACGACGCACGCTTGATCCAGGCCCGTCATCTCGTGACCGCCAGGCTTCGTCGGCACATCAAACCAACCGGGTTGGCGATTGCGAAAACTGGTTGTGCAAACGTAGACATCTAAATCGCTGCCCGCGTCAATTTCGTGCTGGGGGTTAAGTACGATGGCGGCGTGCGGCTCAAGCTCCGCCTGCGTTAGCGGATCGGTGACCTTCGCCCAGATGATGCTGCCGGTTTGTATGCGTGCCGGTGCCATCGCTTTTGCGTCACGCTGATGCCTGTCCGGTGGAGCTTAGATAGTCCGCCACGGCGCGGATGCGGTCGGAAGGCATGGCAGTCCGCTCCAACTCTTCCCATTCCAAGCCTTCGGCGAAAGCCTCCACGTCGGCAACGATCTCTGGCAACGCTGCCGCACATTCGCGGAGCTCTGCCGATCCGTCGATCGAATAACCCTGGCCGTCGAACATTTCCACGATATGCACCGCCCCGTCGGCGGCTTGTTTCAGCCGCTGCAGCGCCTCCAGCAAATACGCCGTTATCGACGTGACGTTGTATTGGGCCGCGCTGTCTAAAGCCGGCGTCCCGCTTCGATTCGTAATTTCCCTCTGTACGTCGCGGGCAGCAGCGGTTGCTCGCGCGAGCAAGCCGATCAAATCCTCAAGCTTCCAAATGGCGCGAACGATCGTGTGGGGAGTCTGCCACTCTTCAACGAGCGCGACCGCGGCACGAGACTGAATATCGAGGTCTTTTAAGCTGCACATGCCGAAGGTCTCCAGGACGACACTTAATTTTAGGTTGCGCCAGCCATTTTCCTAGTGAGCCGTCCCTTTTTACGCCGGCTTGACGGCGGCCAGCAAAAACGTGGGATTGAGAGCGTCGAACCGCACGCGCTCCAACTGATAGGTTCCGCGGGCCACGTTGATCATCCAGACCTTGACGTCGGGCACGCGGCGTTGCAGCGTGGAGTGGACCTCGGCCAGGTTCTCGATGCTGCCGACATTGGCCACCAACCGGCCGCGCGGCCGCAAGCGATCGTAGGCCAAGTCGACAAGCTGGCTGATCTCGCGTCCGCTGCCGCCCAGAAAAACACTGTCGGGCGCCGGCAGGCCGTTCCAGGCTTCCGGCGCACGGCCCAGCACGGCCACCAGATTCGTCACGCCGAGCCGCTCGGCGTTGGCCTTGATGAGGTTATGGTCGTCGGGGTCCATCTCGATGGCATAGGTCGTGCCCGACGCCGCGAGCTGGGCCGCTTCGATGGCCACCGATCCGCTGCCGGCGCCGACGTCCCAAACCGTGCTGTTGGCCGAAAGATCCATTTCAGCCAGGGCCAGCGACCGCACTTCGGCCGGCGTGAGCAACCCTTTCTTGGGCTTCGTTTGCAAGAAGACTTCGTCGGGGTTGCCAAACACTCGCCGCCCGATGCGGTCGCTGGGCCGGTCTGGGGCGCCCGGTTTGCGCACCAGGATCATGACGTTCAGGGGCGAGAATTCCTGCCCGGCCAGCTCCGGCAGATCGCCTTGAGTGACCCGCTCGTCGGGCGAGCCGAGGTTTTCGCAAACGTAGGCGTTGAAATAATCGATGCCGCGCGACAACAGCGCCTTGGCCACGGCGGCGGGCGGTTGCGATTCGGTGGTGAACAGGCCGACCTTGTCGGCGGTGCGGATCTTTTCCGCGACGTGGTCCAGCGAATGATTGGCCAGGTTCGTCAGATAGGCTTCTTCCCAGCTCTCTTTCACGCGGGCAAAGGCAAGCTGCATGCTGCTGACGTGGGGCAACACCTCGAAGCGGTCTTTGCCGAGCTTGTCGCACAGGTAGCGGGCCATGCCGTAAAACAGCGGGTCGCCTGAAACCACCACCACCGCCCGTTTGCCGCGCAAGTTCGCCAGCCGTTCGACGACGCCGTCGAGATTGGCGCCCACCACCATCCGCTCGGCGGCCAGCTTGGGCAGGCGGGCGAACGAGTGGTCGGCCCCGATGAGCAGATCGGCCTGTTCGATCAACTGCCGGGCCGCGCTGGTCAGGCCTTCCAGCCCGTCGTCGCCGATGCCGATGATGTGGATTCTTGCGTCTGCCAAGCCAAGCTCGCTTTCTGATGTCTAACAGGCTGCCCGATAAACCGGCGTGGTGTTAGTTTAGCAAGGAATCGGCGGTTGCACACGCGGCAAGTCTCAACCACAGCGAGTCATTTCTTTTCCTCGCCGCTCTGTGCCGGCTGAGCGGGAGGTTCGACGGAGGCACGCAACGCCGCCAGCGACGCTTCCAGTTGCTTGACTTGTGCTTCCAGGTCGCCGATTTGCTTGGCCAG from Pirellulales bacterium includes these protein-coding regions:
- a CDS encoding SufE family protein, with the protein product MAGKAQQRLDEIAEEFAELTPRERLELLLDFAEGLPELPEPLRAERDRGEHRVHECMTPVYLWVQDENGHVRIYADVAPEAPTVKGFVGILVDAFSGATPEEVLRVPADVLRRLGLLEALGMVRMRGLSAILNRIRADVVKLAA
- a CDS encoding rhodanese-like domain-containing protein, whose product is MADYAHPEVLVSTDWVNEHRSDPNVRIVESDEDVLLYHQGHIPEAVKIDWQTDLQDSLIRDYIGKEKFEQLCQSKGISNDTTVVFYGDKNNWWACYAFWTFKLYGHEKCLMMNGGRKRWELDGRELTRDPEPTYPCGSYTAKDQDKSIRAFRDEVLKHQRGGKPLIDVRSVGEYTGELFHMEGYPQEGALRAGHIPGAANVPWALAANDDGTFKSVKELEKLYLKQHGLKRRSPTIAYCRIGERSSHTWFVLKYLLGFNSVKNYDGSWTEWGNLVGAPIEKGMPECKLVQTPEKKAEKPAAKPAEATTEPPEERAEDAPPETAQSEEVAAVGAEAGPSSGMSEG
- a CDS encoding prenyltransferase/squalene oxidase repeat-containing protein produces the protein MLGYLERLTLRLGHGVAALPEDLRARQASYLRGAQRDDGGFAGREGASDLYYTAFGLRGMALLGELDGEPAERAAAFLRRQLAGQAAMVDFISLLFASALLESAAGIDVFSESAADWQDAVLGLFERFRRADGGYAKTDQGQSSSTYHTFLIVIAQQLLGRPPVEASRLIDFVRSRRRDDGGFVEFGPMRTSGTNPTAAAAGLLGVLDAFDDELRRGVIDFLCAKQTGEGGLKANTPIPLADLLSTFTGLLTLDDLGALADIDRDAARHYAGSLEHDGGFRAGAWDTAADVEYTFYGLGTRALLA
- a CDS encoding S9 family peptidase, producing MNFHILTLFSPAGVGLATCCLVLGCNPAARDAAQKPKQQPAAEEIAPAVEAEPAAPAETPSPQPRRRPDEEPIDETPKTEEQNAHEEIKPEAKVNNDLPDTPLIPRKVLFGNPDRAAAKISPDGRRLAFLAPVEGVLNVWVGPLDKPDSARAVTHDKLRGIRTYHWAYTNDHIIYLQDVGGDENWHVYLVDLATSQATDLTPLGEVNAQITGMSHRLPGEIIVSLNDRNPSVHDLYRIDLESRRRELLEKNTENFTGYVLDDDLGVRFASRMLPDGGSELLRKEGERWSQFVNVPREDTLTTQAVGFDKSGDVLYFIDSRRRNTGALTAWDLTSGQQTLLAENEHADIGEVLAHPTENTIEAVSFNYLRKEWQPLAEETKADLDYLRSVTDGEITIGSQSLDNRRWIVAFLLDDGPVKYFLYDRPQKKATFLFNNRDDLAGRPLAKMQPVLIKARDRLELVSYLTLPPWERDGDGLSVGNALRGVPPAEGIGNALRGVPPAARPRRPLPMVLDVHGGPWARDEWGFNPLHQWLANRGYAVLSVNFRGSTGLGKEFTNAGNREWAGKMHDDLIDAVEWAVRQQIADRDRIAIMGGSYGGYATLVGLTFTPETFACGIDIVGPSNIRTLLSSIPPYWQPMVQMFKDRVGDFSTREGQALLESRSPLTHVARIARPLLIGQGANDPRVKQAESDQIVRLMQTKQIPVTYVLYPDEGHGFARPENRLSFNAVAEAFLAEHLGGRFEPIGDDFSGASITVPAGAEGVPGLAEALRGREAEKE
- the cbiE gene encoding precorrin-6y C5,15-methyltransferase (decarboxylating) subunit CbiE, producing MADARIHIIGIGDDGLEGLTSAARQLIEQADLLIGADHSFARLPKLAAERMVVGANLDGVVERLANLRGKRAVVVVSGDPLFYGMARYLCDKLGKDRFEVLPHVSSMQLAFARVKESWEEAYLTNLANHSLDHVAEKIRTADKVGLFTTESQPPAAVAKALLSRGIDYFNAYVCENLGSPDERVTQGDLPELAGQEFSPLNVMILVRKPGAPDRPSDRIGRRVFGNPDEVFLQTKPKKGLLTPAEVRSLALAEMDLSANSTVWDVGAGSGSVAIEAAQLAASGTTYAIEMDPDDHNLIKANAERLGVTNLVAVLGRAPEAWNGLPAPDSVFLGGSGREISQLVDLAYDRLRPRGRLVANVGSIENLAEVHSTLQRRVPDVKVWMINVARGTYQLERVRFDALNPTFLLAAVKPA